From a single Brassica napus cultivar Da-Ae chromosome C9, Da-Ae, whole genome shotgun sequence genomic region:
- the LOC125592651 gene encoding secreted RxLR effector protein 161-like codes for MRYFLGIEVVQKDDGIFICQRKYAAEVIERFGKMNFNPICNPIVPGQKIGRDEAGDKVDSTLYKQMLHLPVAKRIMRYLKGTMEYGIWYKKEGEAGLVGFTDSDYAGDVDDSKSTSGYVFLMSGGAVVWSPRKQPIVTL; via the exons ATGAGGTATTTCCTCGGCATAGAGGTGGTTCAAAAGGACGATGGTATCTTCATTTGTCAGAGGAAATATGCAGCTGAAGTGATCGAGAGGTTTGGAAAGATGAATTTCAATCCAATATGCAATCCAATAGTTCCTGGACAGAAGATCGGTCGTGATGAAGCAGGCGACAAGGTTGATTCAACCTTGTACAAACAGATG CTACACCTTCCAGTGGCGAAGAGAATCATGCGCTACCTTAAGGGAACGATGGAGTACGGAATCTGGTACAAAAAGGAGGGAGAAGCAGGACTGGTTGGATTCACCGATAGTGACTATGCCGGAGATGTTGATGACAGCAAAAGCACTTCGGGTTATGTCTTCTTAATGAGCGGAGGTGCTGTTGTGTGGTCACCACGAAAGCAACCTATAGTAACGCTTTAA
- the LOC125592652 gene encoding uncharacterized protein LOC125592652: MEGYAFLFKILNAATRARVIKQCLWQIEGQTMFVDKWEPGVIPTKPELTSAPIWLELRQVPFQFFHEDGLERIAGLVGHPKFLHPATTNKTNLEVAKVFTIIDPRKPLPEAVNVQFDSGEISRVLVSSPWMPPVCESCKEIGHVTKRCPSSVAAKPCSRCKSLTHISANCPQKQSQDPQRNNPEPTKRRTRRSKSRGKQFWKRADQVILPQTEAPRTEAPLPIASTDYQHTEIVKHSKLGTGGDREVGERSETPPYLKVSRPGSGSDISGSSKSDLPSDSSDVETSDSELEEGEFSDRDRDFQVVHNKKKFSGLKQSDQKGNRGRSLKLY, translated from the coding sequence ATGGAAGGTTATGCTTTTCTGTTCAAAATTCTGAATGCTGCTACCAGAGCTAGGGTCATAAAGCAATGTCTGTGGCAGATCGAGGGACAGACGATGTTTGTAGACAAATGGGAACCAGGGGTTATTCCAACCAAACCGGAACTCACATCTGCTCCCATCTGGCTCGAACTTCGACAAGTCCCGTTCCAGTTCTTCCATGAGGATGGATTGGAAAGGATTGCTGGACTGGTGGGGCATCCCAAATTCCTGCATCCGGCAACAACAAATAAAACTAATCTGGAAGTGGCTAAGGTATTCACGATAATTGATCCAAGGAAACCTCTTCCCGAAGCAGTGAATGTGCAGTTCGACTCAGGCGAAATTAGTAGAGTCTTGGTATCAAGCCCATGGATGCCCCCTGTCTGTGAGTCTTGTAAAGAGATAGGGCATGTAACCAAGAGATGCCCCTCCTCTGTTGCTGCTAAGCCATGCTCGAGGTGCAAGTCCCTAACCCACATTTCGGCAAATTGTCCTCAGAAGCAATCTCAGGATCCTCAGAGGAACAACCCGGAACCAACCAAAAGAAGGACCAGAAGAAGCAAATCAAGAGGTAAGCAGTTTTGGAAACGTGCTGATCAAGTAATCCTTCCTCAGACAGAAGCTCCCCGAACAGAAGCTCCTCTGCCCATCGCCTCCACGGACTATCAACATACAGAGATTGTCAAGCACTCCAAGCTTGGCACTGGCGGCGACAGAGAAGTAGGCGAAAGAAGTGAAACGCCTCCATATCTTAAGGTCTCTAGACCCGGTAGCGGTTCTGATATCTCAGGATCCTCTAAATCTGACCTGCCATCTGACTCATCCGATGTTGAAACCTCAGATTCAGAGCTGGAAGAAGGTGAATTCAGCGATCGAGACCGTGATTTTCAGGTGGTACATAACAAGAAGAAGTTCTCAGGCCTGAAGCAGTCGGACCAGAAAGGAAACCGGGGCAGGAGCCTCAAACTCTATTAA